From Coffea arabica cultivar ET-39 chromosome 2e, Coffea Arabica ET-39 HiFi, whole genome shotgun sequence, the proteins below share one genomic window:
- the LOC113732104 gene encoding putative acyl-activating enzyme 19 isoform X9 → MADDAPPPPPPLPPELKLPVCCISHLFQKAATNSPDKIAVIHASGGAKLISQQYDGQLSFDQQTRPVSNPELVDSKTAPPLLSKQPPVYGGDECFTYSEILSAVNSLSSWLRRILDGADDPHIIKPQSGYKLGGQQANSDKNSESMGFFNLSGEQVTKLHDKCMPRRIGIYMEPSVEYIVAVLSVLRCGESFMPLDPSWPEERILSVVFSSRADLIIGCESLVDDGCFHQLDNVHWLASRGYCPVLCISIRQCIERQGHLCSLVWPCESESSRLFCYLMYTSGSTGKPKGVCGTEAGLLNRFLWMQDLYPMHGQDYLVFKTSISFIDHLQEFLSGILTTSTLVVPPFNVLKENILCMVDFLQIYSVNRLVAVPSLLRAVLLPLQGPHYMGLRSSLKLLVLTGEVLHLSLCESLLKLLPHTAILNLYGSTEVAGDCTYFDCKQLPLILENEIVSSVPIGLPLSNCDVVLIGENAPKYGEIYVRGLCNGVGYFDHLSITPFGPAKLPQTSFINHTSRDPRLQGYFKTGDLARQLQSGDFIFIGREDRTIKFNGQRIALEEIENTLREHPDIVDAAVTCLKKHGEISSIEAYLVPKKMQDSNENFKSSIRSWMVKKLPQALIPSRIFFSESFPTTSSGKVDYNMLDDSSSSRAHGRSYVGEIWDNDDLKFIQKVFSEALMVDNISIHDNFFHSGGNSVSAAYVAYNLGINMKLLYAFPTPLKLQMALERKIGSSHYDSRNEDNVNVDSGVTDEILLPAYSKTGSPHGIKPRRRMFGAVDNSNTEHPTKLLKKDSSLCIIPKDGNLKDNGFWSSHSFNAACSVSRCNKIMYCNGGHNNLCHTISSQQISRERKGSVQELWKVNMESCVDASPLIVCKGSEVYLFVGSHAKKFVCVDARSGFVLWEVRLEGRIESSAAVLDDFSQVVVGCYQGNIYFLHLSDGSICWRFQTGGEVKSQPVVDKLRHLVWCGSYDHNLYGLDYKGYSCSYKLYCGGSIFGAPALDEMREKLFVASTSGILTAFSLKDSSCSKSWIQDLEAPVFGSVLINFNNGNAGWSRATFI, encoded by the exons TGAAATTCTCTCTGCAGTTAATTCTCTGAGTTCTTGGCTCAGGCGCATTCTTGATGGTGCTGATGACCCCCATATTATCAAACCTCAATCTG GATACAAGCTTGGTGGGCAACAGGCGAATAGTGATAAAAATTCTGAATCTATGGGCTTTTTTAACCTGAGTGGAGAGCAGGTTACCAAGCTGCATGATAAATGTATGCCAAGAAGAATTGGGATATATATGGAACCTTCTGTGGAGTACATTGTTGCAGTCCTCTCTGTTTTAAGGTGTGGAGAGTCATTCATGCCTCTAGACCCATCTTGGCCCGAAGAAAGGATACTGTCAGTTGTGTTTTCTTCAAGAGCTGATCTTATTATTGGGTGTGAAAGTTTAGTTGATGATGGTTGTTTTCATCAGCTTGATAATGTACACTGGCTTGCTTCTCGTGGCTATTGTCCTGTTTTGTGTATTTCTATTAGGCAGTGCATTGAAAGACAAGGTCATTTATGTAGTTTAGTATGGCCCTGTGAAAGTGAATCGTCCAGACTCTTTTGTTACTTGATGTACACATCAGGATCAACAGGAAAGCCTAAAGGTGTATGTGGTACTGAAGCAG GTCTACTAAATCGGTTCCTATGGATGCAAGACTTATACCCCATGCATGGACAAGATTATCTGGTTTTCAAGACATCCATAAGCTTTATTGATCATTTGCAAGAATTTCTGAGTGGCATACTAACTACTTCTACGTTAGTTGTACCTCCATTCAATGTGCTGAAAGAGAATATACTTTGCATGGTTGACTTTTTACAG ATATACTCTGTTAACAGGCTCGTTGCAGTTCCATCACTATTGAGAGCAGTCCTCCTTCCTTTGCAAGGTCCACATTATATGGGACTTCGTAGTTCTTTGAAGTTGCTAGTTTTAACTGGTGAAGTTTTGCACCTGTCCCTATGTGAGAGTTTGCTGAAGCTATTGCCCCATACTGCTATCTTGAACTTATACGGGAGTACAGAG GTTGCAGGTGATTGTACATACTTTGATTGCAAGCAGTTGCCACTGATCTTGGAAAATGAGATTGTGAGCAGTGTTCCGATTGGCTTACCTCTTTCAAACTGTGATGTGGTGCTCATTGGGGAAAATGCACCAAAATATGGAGAAATTTACGTTCGTGGACTGTGTAATGGTGTTGGATACTTTGATCATCTTTCCATTACTCCATTTGGCCCTGCAAAATTGCCACAAACTTCTTTTATTAATCATACCTCCAGGGATCCGAGACTACAGGGTTACTTCAAAACTGGTGATCTTGCAAGACAACTTCAAAGTggtgattttatttttatcggAAGGGAAGACCGCACCATAAAATTCAATGGGCAGCGGATTGCTTTAGAAGAGATAGAGAACACATTGAGGGAACATCCGGATATAGTTGATGCAGCAGTAACTTGCCTAAAAAAGCACGGAGAAATCTCAAGTATTGAAGCTTATTTGGTGCCAAAGAAAATGCAAGACTCCAATGAAAACTTTAAATCTTCAATTAGGAGTTGGATGGTCAAGAAACTTCCACAAGCACTGATTCCTAGTCGTATCTTCTTTAGTGAATCATTTCCTACTACTTCCTCGGGGAAAGTGGATTATAATATGTTGGATGATTCCTCAAGTTCAAGGGCACATGGTCGGAGTTATGTTGGAGAAATTTGGGATAATGATGACTTGAAATTTATACAAAAG GTTTTCAGTGAAGCTTTGATGGTTGACAACATCTCCATTCATGATAATTTTTTTCATAGTGGTGGTAATTCGGTGTCTGCAGCATATGTTGCTTACAACTTAGGAATCAACATGAAATTACTGTATGCTTTTCCAACCCCATTGAAGCTTCAAATGGCTCTTGAGAGGAAGATAGGTTCTTCCCATTATGACTCAAGAAATGAGGATAATGTGAATGTGGATTCAGGAGTAACGGATGAAATATTGCTCCCAGCGTATTCCAAAACTGGCAGTCCTCATGGAATTAAGCCACGTAGAAGAATGTTTGGAGCAGTTGACAATTCAAATACAGAACATCCTACTAAATTATTGAAAAAAGATTCAAGTTTGTGCATCATTCCAAAGGATGGTAATCTGAAAGATAATGGCTTCTGGAGTTCTCATTCATTTAATGCAGCATGTTCTGTCAGCCGTTGCAACAAAATAATGTACTGTAATGGTGGGCATAATAATTTATGTCACACAATCTCCTCTCAGCAAAtttcaagagaaagaaaaggttCTGTGCAAGAATTATGGAAAGTGAATATGGAGTCTTGTGTTGATGCATCTCCACTCATTGTATGTAAAGGGAGTGAAGTCTACCTTTTTGTTGGATCTCACGCTAAGAAATTTGTTTGTGTGGATGCCAGAAG CGGCTTTGTGTTATGGGAGGTCAGACTTGAAGGAAGAATAGAAAGTTCGGCTGCAGTTTTGGATGACTTTTCACAG gttgtagTTGGATGCTATCAAGGAAACATCTATTTTCTGCATCTGTCGGATGGCAGCATCTGTTGGAGGTTTCAAACTGGTGGTGAG GTTAAATCTCAACCAGTGGTGGACAAGCTGAGGCACTTGGTCTg GTGTGGATCATATGACCACAATCTGTATGGACTTGATTATAAAGGCTATTCTTGTAGTTACAAACTTTATTGCGGGGGGAGTATATTTGGTGCACCTGCTCTTGATGAG ATGCGTGAGAAGCTCTTTGTGGCATCTACTAGTGGGATACTGACTGCATTTTCCTTAAAG GATTCATCATGCAGTAAATCATGGATCCAGGACTTAGAAGCACCTGTATTTGGATCTGTTTTAATCAATTTTAACAATGGAAATG CTGGGTGGTCGAGAGCCACTTTCATATAA
- the LOC113732104 gene encoding putative acyl-activating enzyme 19 isoform X7 has protein sequence MADDAPPPPPPLPPELKLPVCCISHLFQKAATNSPDKIAVIHASGGAKLISQQYDGQLSFDQQTRPVSNPELVDSKTAPPLLSKQPPVYGGDECFTYSEILSAVNSLSSWLRRILDGADDPHIIKPQSGYKLGGQQANSDKNSESMGFFNLSGEQVTKLHDKCMPRRIGIYMEPSVEYIVAVLSVLRCGESFMPLDPSWPEERILSVVFSSRADLIIGCESLVDDGCFHQLDNVHWLASRGYCPVLCISIRQCIERQGHLCSLVWPCESESSRLFCYLMYTSGSTGKPKGVCGTEAGLLNRFLWMQDLYPMHGQDYLVFKTSISFIDHLQEFLSGILTTSTLVVPPFNVLKENILCMVDFLQIYSVNRLVAVPSLLRAVLLPLQGPHYMGLRSSLKLLVLTGEVLHLSLCESLLKLLPHTAILNLYGSTEVAGDCTYFDCKQLPLILENEIVSSVPIGLPLSNCDVVLIGENAPKYGEIYVRGLCNGVGYFDHLSITPFGPAKLPQTSFINHTSRDPRLQGYFKTGDLARQLQSGDFIFIGREDRTIKFNGQRIALEEIENTLREHPDIVDAAVTCLKKHGEISSIEAYLVPKKMQDSNENFKSSIRSWMVKKLPQALIPSRIFFSESFPTTSSGKVDYNMLDDSSSSRAHGRSYVGEIWDNDDLKFIQKVFSEALMVDNISIHDNFFHSGGNSVSAAYVAYNLGINMKLLYAFPTPLKLQMALERKIGSSHYDSRNEDNVNVDSGVTDEILLPAYSKTGSPHGIKPRRRMFGAVDNSNTEHPTKLLKKDSSLCIIPKDGNLKDNGFWSSHSFNAACSVSRCNKIMYCNGGHNNLCHTISSQQISRERKGSVQELWKVNMESCVDASPLIVCKGSEVYLFVGSHAKKFVCVDARSGFVLWEVRLEGRIESSAAVLDDFSQVVVGCYQGNIYFLHLSDGSICWRFQTGGEVKSQPVVDKLRHLVWCGSYDHNLYGLDYKGYSCSYKLYCGGSIFGAPALDEMREKLFVASTSGILTAFSLKQLPQKPPCCCGPCSHSLSAIAIKLNNAPLSPLAPYADIVAVLPDSQCTSDGVIDSSCSKSWIQDLEAPVFGSVLINFNNGNAGWSRATFI, from the exons TGAAATTCTCTCTGCAGTTAATTCTCTGAGTTCTTGGCTCAGGCGCATTCTTGATGGTGCTGATGACCCCCATATTATCAAACCTCAATCTG GATACAAGCTTGGTGGGCAACAGGCGAATAGTGATAAAAATTCTGAATCTATGGGCTTTTTTAACCTGAGTGGAGAGCAGGTTACCAAGCTGCATGATAAATGTATGCCAAGAAGAATTGGGATATATATGGAACCTTCTGTGGAGTACATTGTTGCAGTCCTCTCTGTTTTAAGGTGTGGAGAGTCATTCATGCCTCTAGACCCATCTTGGCCCGAAGAAAGGATACTGTCAGTTGTGTTTTCTTCAAGAGCTGATCTTATTATTGGGTGTGAAAGTTTAGTTGATGATGGTTGTTTTCATCAGCTTGATAATGTACACTGGCTTGCTTCTCGTGGCTATTGTCCTGTTTTGTGTATTTCTATTAGGCAGTGCATTGAAAGACAAGGTCATTTATGTAGTTTAGTATGGCCCTGTGAAAGTGAATCGTCCAGACTCTTTTGTTACTTGATGTACACATCAGGATCAACAGGAAAGCCTAAAGGTGTATGTGGTACTGAAGCAG GTCTACTAAATCGGTTCCTATGGATGCAAGACTTATACCCCATGCATGGACAAGATTATCTGGTTTTCAAGACATCCATAAGCTTTATTGATCATTTGCAAGAATTTCTGAGTGGCATACTAACTACTTCTACGTTAGTTGTACCTCCATTCAATGTGCTGAAAGAGAATATACTTTGCATGGTTGACTTTTTACAG ATATACTCTGTTAACAGGCTCGTTGCAGTTCCATCACTATTGAGAGCAGTCCTCCTTCCTTTGCAAGGTCCACATTATATGGGACTTCGTAGTTCTTTGAAGTTGCTAGTTTTAACTGGTGAAGTTTTGCACCTGTCCCTATGTGAGAGTTTGCTGAAGCTATTGCCCCATACTGCTATCTTGAACTTATACGGGAGTACAGAG GTTGCAGGTGATTGTACATACTTTGATTGCAAGCAGTTGCCACTGATCTTGGAAAATGAGATTGTGAGCAGTGTTCCGATTGGCTTACCTCTTTCAAACTGTGATGTGGTGCTCATTGGGGAAAATGCACCAAAATATGGAGAAATTTACGTTCGTGGACTGTGTAATGGTGTTGGATACTTTGATCATCTTTCCATTACTCCATTTGGCCCTGCAAAATTGCCACAAACTTCTTTTATTAATCATACCTCCAGGGATCCGAGACTACAGGGTTACTTCAAAACTGGTGATCTTGCAAGACAACTTCAAAGTggtgattttatttttatcggAAGGGAAGACCGCACCATAAAATTCAATGGGCAGCGGATTGCTTTAGAAGAGATAGAGAACACATTGAGGGAACATCCGGATATAGTTGATGCAGCAGTAACTTGCCTAAAAAAGCACGGAGAAATCTCAAGTATTGAAGCTTATTTGGTGCCAAAGAAAATGCAAGACTCCAATGAAAACTTTAAATCTTCAATTAGGAGTTGGATGGTCAAGAAACTTCCACAAGCACTGATTCCTAGTCGTATCTTCTTTAGTGAATCATTTCCTACTACTTCCTCGGGGAAAGTGGATTATAATATGTTGGATGATTCCTCAAGTTCAAGGGCACATGGTCGGAGTTATGTTGGAGAAATTTGGGATAATGATGACTTGAAATTTATACAAAAG GTTTTCAGTGAAGCTTTGATGGTTGACAACATCTCCATTCATGATAATTTTTTTCATAGTGGTGGTAATTCGGTGTCTGCAGCATATGTTGCTTACAACTTAGGAATCAACATGAAATTACTGTATGCTTTTCCAACCCCATTGAAGCTTCAAATGGCTCTTGAGAGGAAGATAGGTTCTTCCCATTATGACTCAAGAAATGAGGATAATGTGAATGTGGATTCAGGAGTAACGGATGAAATATTGCTCCCAGCGTATTCCAAAACTGGCAGTCCTCATGGAATTAAGCCACGTAGAAGAATGTTTGGAGCAGTTGACAATTCAAATACAGAACATCCTACTAAATTATTGAAAAAAGATTCAAGTTTGTGCATCATTCCAAAGGATGGTAATCTGAAAGATAATGGCTTCTGGAGTTCTCATTCATTTAATGCAGCATGTTCTGTCAGCCGTTGCAACAAAATAATGTACTGTAATGGTGGGCATAATAATTTATGTCACACAATCTCCTCTCAGCAAAtttcaagagaaagaaaaggttCTGTGCAAGAATTATGGAAAGTGAATATGGAGTCTTGTGTTGATGCATCTCCACTCATTGTATGTAAAGGGAGTGAAGTCTACCTTTTTGTTGGATCTCACGCTAAGAAATTTGTTTGTGTGGATGCCAGAAG CGGCTTTGTGTTATGGGAGGTCAGACTTGAAGGAAGAATAGAAAGTTCGGCTGCAGTTTTGGATGACTTTTCACAG gttgtagTTGGATGCTATCAAGGAAACATCTATTTTCTGCATCTGTCGGATGGCAGCATCTGTTGGAGGTTTCAAACTGGTGGTGAG GTTAAATCTCAACCAGTGGTGGACAAGCTGAGGCACTTGGTCTg GTGTGGATCATATGACCACAATCTGTATGGACTTGATTATAAAGGCTATTCTTGTAGTTACAAACTTTATTGCGGGGGGAGTATATTTGGTGCACCTGCTCTTGATGAG ATGCGTGAGAAGCTCTTTGTGGCATCTACTAGTGGGATACTGACTGCATTTTCCTTAAAG CAACTTCCTCAGAAACCACCATGCTGCTGCGGTCCTTGCTCCCATTCCCTTTCTGCCATCGCCATAAAACTGAACAATGCCCCTCTGTCTCCCTTGGCCCCCTATGCAGACATTGTAGCTGTCCTCCCTGATTCTCAGTGCACCTCAGATGGGGTTATT GATTCATCATGCAGTAAATCATGGATCCAGGACTTAGAAGCACCTGTATTTGGATCTGTTTTAATCAATTTTAACAATGGAAATG CTGGGTGGTCGAGAGCCACTTTCATATAA
- the LOC113732104 gene encoding putative acyl-activating enzyme 19 isoform X6 — protein MADDAPPPPPPLPPELKLPVCCISHLFQKAATNSPDKIAVIHASGGAKLISQQYDGQLSFDQQTRPVSNPELVDSKTAPPLLSKQPPVYGGDECFTYSEILSAVNSLSSWLRRILDGADDPHIIKPQSGYKLGGQQANSDKNSESMGFFNLSGEQVTKLHDKCMPRRIGIYMEPSVEYIVAVLSVLRCGESFMPLDPSWPEERILSVVFSSRADLIIGCESLVDDGCFHQLDNVHWLASRGYCPVLCISIRQCIERQGHLCSLVWPCESESSRLFCYLMYTSGSTGKPKGVCGTEAGLLNRFLWMQDLYPMHGQDYLVFKTSISFIDHLQEFLSGILTTSTLVVPPFNVLKENILCMVDFLQIYSVNRLVAVPSLLRAVLLPLQGPHYMGLRSSLKLLVLTGEVLHLSLCESLLKLLPHTAILNLYGSTEVAGDCTYFDCKQLPLILENEIVSSVPIGLPLSNCDVVLIGENAPKYGEIYVRGLCNGVGYFDHLSITPFGPAKLPQTSFINHTSRDPRLQGYFKTGDLARQLQSGDFIFIGREDRTIKFNGQRIALEEIENTLREHPDIVDAAVTCLKKHGEISSIEAYLVPKKMQDSNENFKSSIRSWMVKKLPQALIPSRIFFSESFPTTSSGKVDYNMLDDSSSSRAHGRSYVGEIWDNDDLKFIQKVFSEALMVDNISIHDNFFHSGGNSVSAAYVAYNLGINMKLLYAFPTPLKLQMALERKIGSSHYDSRNEDNVNVDSGVTDEILLPAYSKTGSPHGIKPRRRMFGAVDNSNTEHPTKLLKKDSSLCIIPKDGNLKDNGFWSSHSFNAACSVSRCNKIMYCNGGHNNLCHTISSQQISRERKGSVQELWKVNMESCVDASPLIVCKGSEVYLFVGSHAKKFVCVDARSGFVLWEVRLEGRIESSAAVLDDFSQVVVGCYQGNIYFLHLSDGSICWRFQTGGEVKSQPVVDKLRHLVWCGSYDHNLYGLDYKGYSCSYKLYCGGSIFGAPALDEMREKLFVASTSGILTAFSLKQLPQKPPCCCGPCSHSLSAIAIKLNNAPLSPLAPYADIVAVLPDSQCTSDGVIDSSCSKSWIQDLEAPVFGSVLINFNNGNESKILYPQTSQN, from the exons TGAAATTCTCTCTGCAGTTAATTCTCTGAGTTCTTGGCTCAGGCGCATTCTTGATGGTGCTGATGACCCCCATATTATCAAACCTCAATCTG GATACAAGCTTGGTGGGCAACAGGCGAATAGTGATAAAAATTCTGAATCTATGGGCTTTTTTAACCTGAGTGGAGAGCAGGTTACCAAGCTGCATGATAAATGTATGCCAAGAAGAATTGGGATATATATGGAACCTTCTGTGGAGTACATTGTTGCAGTCCTCTCTGTTTTAAGGTGTGGAGAGTCATTCATGCCTCTAGACCCATCTTGGCCCGAAGAAAGGATACTGTCAGTTGTGTTTTCTTCAAGAGCTGATCTTATTATTGGGTGTGAAAGTTTAGTTGATGATGGTTGTTTTCATCAGCTTGATAATGTACACTGGCTTGCTTCTCGTGGCTATTGTCCTGTTTTGTGTATTTCTATTAGGCAGTGCATTGAAAGACAAGGTCATTTATGTAGTTTAGTATGGCCCTGTGAAAGTGAATCGTCCAGACTCTTTTGTTACTTGATGTACACATCAGGATCAACAGGAAAGCCTAAAGGTGTATGTGGTACTGAAGCAG GTCTACTAAATCGGTTCCTATGGATGCAAGACTTATACCCCATGCATGGACAAGATTATCTGGTTTTCAAGACATCCATAAGCTTTATTGATCATTTGCAAGAATTTCTGAGTGGCATACTAACTACTTCTACGTTAGTTGTACCTCCATTCAATGTGCTGAAAGAGAATATACTTTGCATGGTTGACTTTTTACAG ATATACTCTGTTAACAGGCTCGTTGCAGTTCCATCACTATTGAGAGCAGTCCTCCTTCCTTTGCAAGGTCCACATTATATGGGACTTCGTAGTTCTTTGAAGTTGCTAGTTTTAACTGGTGAAGTTTTGCACCTGTCCCTATGTGAGAGTTTGCTGAAGCTATTGCCCCATACTGCTATCTTGAACTTATACGGGAGTACAGAG GTTGCAGGTGATTGTACATACTTTGATTGCAAGCAGTTGCCACTGATCTTGGAAAATGAGATTGTGAGCAGTGTTCCGATTGGCTTACCTCTTTCAAACTGTGATGTGGTGCTCATTGGGGAAAATGCACCAAAATATGGAGAAATTTACGTTCGTGGACTGTGTAATGGTGTTGGATACTTTGATCATCTTTCCATTACTCCATTTGGCCCTGCAAAATTGCCACAAACTTCTTTTATTAATCATACCTCCAGGGATCCGAGACTACAGGGTTACTTCAAAACTGGTGATCTTGCAAGACAACTTCAAAGTggtgattttatttttatcggAAGGGAAGACCGCACCATAAAATTCAATGGGCAGCGGATTGCTTTAGAAGAGATAGAGAACACATTGAGGGAACATCCGGATATAGTTGATGCAGCAGTAACTTGCCTAAAAAAGCACGGAGAAATCTCAAGTATTGAAGCTTATTTGGTGCCAAAGAAAATGCAAGACTCCAATGAAAACTTTAAATCTTCAATTAGGAGTTGGATGGTCAAGAAACTTCCACAAGCACTGATTCCTAGTCGTATCTTCTTTAGTGAATCATTTCCTACTACTTCCTCGGGGAAAGTGGATTATAATATGTTGGATGATTCCTCAAGTTCAAGGGCACATGGTCGGAGTTATGTTGGAGAAATTTGGGATAATGATGACTTGAAATTTATACAAAAG GTTTTCAGTGAAGCTTTGATGGTTGACAACATCTCCATTCATGATAATTTTTTTCATAGTGGTGGTAATTCGGTGTCTGCAGCATATGTTGCTTACAACTTAGGAATCAACATGAAATTACTGTATGCTTTTCCAACCCCATTGAAGCTTCAAATGGCTCTTGAGAGGAAGATAGGTTCTTCCCATTATGACTCAAGAAATGAGGATAATGTGAATGTGGATTCAGGAGTAACGGATGAAATATTGCTCCCAGCGTATTCCAAAACTGGCAGTCCTCATGGAATTAAGCCACGTAGAAGAATGTTTGGAGCAGTTGACAATTCAAATACAGAACATCCTACTAAATTATTGAAAAAAGATTCAAGTTTGTGCATCATTCCAAAGGATGGTAATCTGAAAGATAATGGCTTCTGGAGTTCTCATTCATTTAATGCAGCATGTTCTGTCAGCCGTTGCAACAAAATAATGTACTGTAATGGTGGGCATAATAATTTATGTCACACAATCTCCTCTCAGCAAAtttcaagagaaagaaaaggttCTGTGCAAGAATTATGGAAAGTGAATATGGAGTCTTGTGTTGATGCATCTCCACTCATTGTATGTAAAGGGAGTGAAGTCTACCTTTTTGTTGGATCTCACGCTAAGAAATTTGTTTGTGTGGATGCCAGAAG CGGCTTTGTGTTATGGGAGGTCAGACTTGAAGGAAGAATAGAAAGTTCGGCTGCAGTTTTGGATGACTTTTCACAG gttgtagTTGGATGCTATCAAGGAAACATCTATTTTCTGCATCTGTCGGATGGCAGCATCTGTTGGAGGTTTCAAACTGGTGGTGAG GTTAAATCTCAACCAGTGGTGGACAAGCTGAGGCACTTGGTCTg GTGTGGATCATATGACCACAATCTGTATGGACTTGATTATAAAGGCTATTCTTGTAGTTACAAACTTTATTGCGGGGGGAGTATATTTGGTGCACCTGCTCTTGATGAG ATGCGTGAGAAGCTCTTTGTGGCATCTACTAGTGGGATACTGACTGCATTTTCCTTAAAG CAACTTCCTCAGAAACCACCATGCTGCTGCGGTCCTTGCTCCCATTCCCTTTCTGCCATCGCCATAAAACTGAACAATGCCCCTCTGTCTCCCTTGGCCCCCTATGCAGACATTGTAGCTGTCCTCCCTGATTCTCAGTGCACCTCAGATGGGGTTATT GATTCATCATGCAGTAAATCATGGATCCAGGACTTAGAAGCACCTGTATTTGGATCTGTTTTAATCAATTTTAACAATGGAAATG AGTCTAAAATCTTGTACCCACAgacttcacaaaattaa